One segment of Candidatus Babeliales bacterium DNA contains the following:
- the rplU gene encoding 50S ribosomal protein L21, translated as MENKAEMTPNGITFDRYAIIQTGGKQYQAIEGKTIAIEKIEGEVGQEIEFPEVLLRKEGPENIEIGQPFINKPVKASIVKQTKGPKVVIFKFKRRKKSRVKKGHRQSLTVIRIEQI; from the coding sequence ATGGAAAATAAAGCAGAAATGACACCCAACGGTATTACATTTGATAGATATGCGATTATACAGACAGGTGGCAAGCAATATCAAGCGATAGAAGGTAAAACAATTGCTATCGAGAAAATTGAAGGCGAAGTAGGGCAAGAAATTGAATTTCCAGAAGTATTGCTCCGCAAAGAAGGGCCGGAAAATATTGAGATTGGTCAACCATTCATTAATAAGCCAGTTAAAGCTTCTATTGTTAAACAAACAAAAGGGCCTAAAGTCGTTATTTTCAAATTCAAACGACGCAAAAAATCTCGTGTAAAAAAGGGACATCGTCAATCGCTGACTGTCATACGTATTGAGCAAATTTAA
- a CDS encoding potassium transporter TrkG: protein MPPKKIAHFSPGRIILLSVLAAICIGTILLLLPISRRENISIIDIFFTATSVTCVTGLLTVPLSSFTPFGQVVIMCLMQIGGLGLITMTIFILSVFVQLGLTTQLLAGQMLELESWKNIRSLLLFIIQFTFALELLGAIGIFFSIWHDFPLEYGFFYSFFHAISSFCDAGFTLFPNGLIPYNRNILLLTITAILMFSGGLGFITWHEIMDYIKAMIFKKRRFFSLYTKIVLSTSFSLIFSTSVLYWILERNNAFHAMNPFIAFCNTVFNAIASRSTGFITVHPTELQVATLFVVMIIAFIGSSPGSTGSGIKTTTFAIFLATVHAAISGRTTVQIKGRRIARDQVYKALAVISLSLAWIILTIFCLLITERSWEFFDIVFEVISAFATLGLSTGITPYLSVIGKLFIMTTMIIGRIGSLTIILALRKKRAEKQEYQYPEERVMLG from the coding sequence ATGCCCCCCAAAAAAATTGCACATTTTTCTCCCGGTCGCATTATCCTTTTATCAGTATTGGCGGCTATCTGTATTGGAACTATTCTATTATTGCTTCCAATTTCTCGGCGGGAAAATATATCAATTATTGATATATTTTTTACTGCCACCTCTGTTACTTGTGTGACCGGTTTGCTTACGGTGCCATTAAGTAGTTTTACGCCATTTGGACAAGTAGTTATTATGTGTCTGATGCAAATTGGTGGTCTTGGCCTGATTACTATGACTATTTTTATATTATCGGTTTTTGTACAACTTGGCCTTACTACACAGCTATTAGCCGGTCAAATGTTAGAATTAGAATCTTGGAAAAATATTCGCAGCTTACTACTGTTTATTATTCAATTTACCTTCGCTTTAGAATTATTAGGCGCAATTGGTATTTTCTTTTCAATATGGCACGATTTCCCATTGGAGTATGGGTTTTTTTATTCTTTTTTTCATGCAATTTCTTCTTTTTGTGATGCAGGATTTACTTTATTTCCAAACGGTCTTATTCCGTACAATCGAAATATTTTATTACTTACTATTACGGCAATTTTAATGTTTTCTGGTGGTCTTGGATTTATCACTTGGCATGAAATTATGGATTATATAAAAGCAATGATATTTAAAAAAAGAAGATTTTTTTCTTTGTACACAAAAATTGTGCTTTCTACTTCATTCTCTTTGATTTTTAGTACTTCAGTTCTTTATTGGATTTTAGAAAGAAATAATGCATTCCATGCAATGAATCCATTTATTGCTTTTTGTAATACTGTATTCAATGCAATTGCAAGTAGAAGTACCGGCTTTATTACAGTACATCCAACGGAACTTCAAGTCGCTACTTTATTTGTGGTTATGATTATTGCCTTTATTGGTTCATCACCCGGCTCCACTGGAAGTGGTATAAAAACAACTACTTTTGCTATTTTTTTGGCAACCGTTCATGCCGCAATTTCTGGCAGAACAACAGTTCAAATTAAAGGACGACGCATCGCACGTGATCAAGTATATAAAGCATTAGCAGTTATATCTTTAAGCCTGGCATGGATTATTTTAACTATTTTTTGCTTACTTATTACTGAACGTAGTTGGGAGTTTTTTGATATTGTATTTGAAGTAATTTCAGCATTTGCTACTCTCGGTTTATCAACCGGTATTACTCCATATTTATCAGTTATAGGGAAATTATTTATTATGACTACTATGATTATCGGCCGTATTGGTTCATTAACTATCATTCTTGCCCTACGCAAAAAACGTGCTGAAAAACAAGAATATCAATATCCCGAAGAACGCGTAATGTTAGGATAA
- a CDS encoding M48 family metalloprotease produces the protein MKKIVYIFLCINFLLSSLCINAGIIDVIQWTIACGWPTFRGLVGAEQILDYHLKKLDISREKEAPENVQDYVHESLTPVLKNAQELKVFIWPDKGIRDYAADLNSIYIGINPTTKKTMLEELLEKRESNELTDEDHKNFSMINWVLHHEANHIINKDKYTKTMANFIIPTITWLGFKKLKNRMNHIPYFNPLTAIPFAIGLAILNRELLNAYSRYIEYQADRVPNDKELLNGGIRFMDLEIQKEPKLIKFFENEIKTTIPENRQKIAAFAIKFVKWFSYDHPTNENRKTQLEKQLKKLD, from the coding sequence ATGAAAAAAATTGTTTATATTTTTTTGTGTATAAATTTTCTACTCTCTTCCTTATGCATTAATGCAGGAATTATCGATGTAATTCAATGGACAATAGCCTGCGGATGGCCAACATTTAGAGGACTCGTTGGAGCTGAACAAATATTAGATTATCATCTTAAAAAACTAGATATTAGCAGGGAAAAAGAAGCTCCCGAAAATGTACAAGATTATGTTCATGAGTCATTAACTCCTGTTTTAAAAAATGCTCAAGAACTTAAGGTATTTATCTGGCCTGATAAAGGAATTCGAGATTATGCAGCTGATCTGAATAGCATCTATATCGGCATAAATCCAACAACAAAAAAAACAATGCTGGAAGAACTTCTTGAAAAAAGAGAAAGCAATGAATTGACCGATGAAGATCATAAAAATTTTTCCATGATTAATTGGGTTTTACATCATGAAGCTAACCATATTATTAACAAAGATAAATATACAAAGACAATGGCTAACTTTATAATTCCTACTATTACCTGGCTTGGATTTAAAAAATTAAAAAATAGGATGAATCATATACCTTATTTTAACCCTTTGACTGCAATTCCTTTTGCAATAGGTTTAGCAATATTAAATAGAGAATTACTTAATGCCTATAGTCGTTATATAGAATATCAAGCAGATCGAGTGCCAAATGATAAAGAACTCTTAAATGGTGGTATTAGATTCATGGATCTTGAAATACAAAAAGAGCCTAAGCTAATAAAATTTTTCGAAAATGAGATAAAAACAACTATACCTGAAAATCGTCAAAAAATAGCTGCGTTTGCAATAAAATTCGTAAAGTGGTTCAGCTATGATCATCCAACAAATGAAAATCGTAAAACACAACTTGAAAAACAATTGAAAAAATTAGATTAA
- a CDS encoding glycine--tRNA ligase, with amino-acid sequence MSSITSTVTLEKLISFCKRRGFVYQSAEIYGGLNGLYDFGHLGTLLKKNIRTAWLQSIYAAQDNIFLFEGSLLSPEAVWQASGHLEHFHDPMVDCLSCKRRYRADDIDLSKACPHCGKKEWTDIRSFNMMFKTQVGASIEHATTAYLRPETAQSIFINFKNIISTNRTKLPFGAAQIGKAFRNEINPKHFLFRMREFEQMELEWFCKEENAQYYFDFWCKHRLQFHYTIGLSKDKLRLRSYEKDELSHYSMATSDIEYEFPFGWKELEGIAHRGSFDLTQHSNLSGKELSIYDEETKESYIPHVIESSVGVDRLFLTLLFDAYHEEKIENEIRIVLKLTPQMAPIKAAFLPLTKKQTEPMHAIYKEIKKEYPHITFDETGSIGKRYRRQDEIGTPVCFTYDFESEADNTVTMRDRDSMKQERMSIDQIKNYIKTMLQKKENG; translated from the coding sequence ATGAGTTCAATAACATCAACCGTAACACTTGAAAAATTAATTTCATTTTGTAAACGTAGAGGGTTTGTTTATCAATCTGCTGAAATTTACGGTGGATTAAATGGGCTATATGATTTTGGTCATCTTGGCACATTACTCAAAAAAAATATACGTACCGCATGGCTCCAATCAATTTATGCTGCACAAGATAATATTTTTCTTTTTGAAGGCTCTCTTCTTAGTCCTGAAGCAGTTTGGCAAGCGTCCGGTCATTTAGAACACTTTCACGATCCAATGGTTGATTGCCTTAGTTGTAAACGTCGTTATCGCGCAGATGATATCGATCTTAGCAAAGCATGTCCTCATTGTGGAAAAAAAGAATGGACTGATATACGTAGTTTCAATATGATGTTTAAAACACAAGTAGGTGCTTCAATAGAACATGCAACTACCGCATATTTACGACCAGAAACCGCCCAATCGATCTTTATAAATTTTAAAAATATTATTTCTACAAACCGTACAAAACTACCATTTGGTGCGGCACAAATTGGCAAAGCATTTCGTAATGAAATTAATCCAAAACATTTTTTGTTTCGCATGCGCGAGTTTGAGCAAATGGAACTTGAATGGTTTTGCAAAGAAGAAAATGCCCAATACTATTTTGATTTTTGGTGTAAACATCGTCTTCAATTTCATTACACAATTGGATTAAGTAAAGATAAATTACGATTACGCTCATATGAAAAAGATGAACTTTCTCATTATTCAATGGCAACTTCAGATATTGAATATGAATTTCCTTTTGGTTGGAAAGAACTTGAAGGCATAGCCCATAGAGGCTCATTTGATTTAACCCAACATAGTAATTTATCAGGTAAAGAATTATCGATTTATGATGAAGAAACCAAAGAATCATATATTCCTCACGTGATTGAATCATCAGTTGGTGTCGATCGCCTCTTTTTGACTTTATTATTTGACGCTTACCATGAAGAAAAAATCGAGAATGAAATTCGCATTGTGCTTAAGCTAACACCACAAATGGCTCCAATAAAAGCTGCTTTTTTGCCTTTGACTAAAAAACAAACTGAGCCTATGCATGCCATTTATAAGGAAATAAAAAAAGAATATCCTCATATTACATTTGATGAAACCGGTTCAATAGGAAAACGCTATCGGCGGCAAGATGAAATTGGTACGCCAGTGTGTTTTACTTATGATTTTGAAAGTGAAGCAGATAATACCGTAACAATGCGCGATCGAGATTCAATGAAGCAAGAGCGCATGTCTATTGATCAAATAAAAAATTATATAAAAACCATGCTACAAAAAAAGGAAAATGGGTAA
- a CDS encoding TrkA family potassium uptake protein, translating to MKFCVIGLGRFGYQVATTLAENGMEVLGVDSHESIVSSIRDYITHAVTLQVNDEVSLRSIGVDEMDTVIVAMGENFAGSILITALLKKKLHIPLVITRAVNEIHKEILMLIGADRVILPEQEIGAKLADNLSLPFSVLSRVTKRFSIAQITTPGSFVGKHLDDLNLYKQYRINCVGIKKEDEIMPVDPHYTIEEDDNLILAGNNKDLEALGKL from the coding sequence ATGAAATTTTGTGTAATTGGTCTTGGACGATTTGGGTATCAAGTAGCAACTACTCTCGCAGAAAATGGCATGGAAGTTTTAGGAGTAGATTCACATGAATCTATAGTATCCTCTATTCGTGATTATATTACCCATGCAGTCACACTACAAGTGAACGATGAAGTTTCGTTACGTTCCATAGGTGTTGATGAAATGGATACCGTTATTGTAGCAATGGGTGAAAATTTTGCCGGATCCATATTAATCACTGCCTTACTTAAAAAGAAACTTCACATTCCCCTCGTCATTACTCGTGCGGTCAATGAAATTCATAAAGAAATTTTAATGCTTATTGGTGCTGATCGGGTTATATTGCCAGAGCAAGAAATTGGTGCTAAATTAGCTGACAATTTAAGCTTGCCTTTTTCCGTTTTATCACGAGTCACTAAACGCTTTTCGATAGCTCAAATTACTACACCTGGTAGTTTTGTTGGTAAACATTTAGATGATCTTAATTTATATAAACAATATCGTATCAACTGCGTAGGAATAAAAAAAGAAGATGAGATCATGCCAGTCGATCCACATTATACTATCGAAGAAGATGATAATCTTATTCTTGCAGGCAATAATAAGGATCTTGAAGCTCTTGGTAAACTGTAA
- a CDS encoding FkbM family methyltransferase, whose amino-acid sequence MQHNYNCWLLSIVVCTTFTNTTYNNVEKLIKHYAKNPIKVFMNSSTVSNLGFGNCDSSQNGENLVIETFIRKNDIVLDVGAHIGLWSKAVLKATNNSCSIYSFEPVPDSYDVLKKLESPLVNRVFTFCCALGKEEKQTTMNYFFVRGSDCSTLFERPILSDVPVCKIIVDVTYLDKFSEENNIQHINFLKIDTEGAELNVIHGARKLLENNKIDIIQFEYGGTYPDANITLKEVYNYLLSHNYTLFRIVSNGLIHIAEWVESLENFQYSNYLALKNIA is encoded by the coding sequence ATGCAACATAATTATAATTGCTGGTTATTAAGTATTGTCGTATGTACAACCTTTACCAACACTACATATAACAATGTAGAAAAGCTCATAAAACACTATGCAAAAAATCCTATCAAAGTTTTTATGAATTCTTCCACAGTTTCTAATCTGGGTTTTGGAAATTGTGATTCTTCACAAAATGGTGAGAACTTGGTTATTGAAACGTTTATTCGAAAAAATGATATTGTTTTAGATGTAGGAGCACATATTGGTTTATGGTCAAAAGCTGTATTAAAAGCTACCAACAATAGTTGCTCTATTTATTCCTTTGAGCCTGTACCTGATTCATACGATGTTCTTAAAAAACTAGAATCACCATTGGTGAATCGAGTTTTTACTTTTTGTTGCGCACTTGGCAAAGAAGAAAAACAAACGACAATGAATTATTTTTTTGTTCGAGGATCTGATTGTAGTACTTTATTTGAAAGACCAATCTTATCTGATGTTCCAGTATGTAAAATTATAGTAGACGTAACTTACTTAGATAAGTTTTCTGAAGAGAATAACATTCAACATATTAATTTCTTGAAAATAGACACCGAAGGCGCTGAGCTGAATGTTATTCATGGGGCTCGAAAGCTTCTTGAAAATAATAAAATTGATATCATTCAATTTGAATATGGAGGAACTTATCCTGATGCAAATATTACACTGAAAGAAGTGTATAATTACTTATTATCACATAATTATACACTTTTTAGAATTGTTTCTAATGGCTTAATTCATATTGCTGAATGGGTTGAATCATTAGAAAATTTCCAATATTCAAATTACCTAGCATTGAAAAATATTGCCTGA
- a CDS encoding YqaA family protein encodes MKLIRQSYDWMGRQVHTPYATHILALLFFIEATIFFIPVDPLLILYCVEHRDRSWFYALIATLASVIGGIFGYAIGFTLWQTIGNFIVTYIISPVTFAKAVHWFAEYETPAVLIAGFTPVPYKAVTIGAGFCKLPLLPFIVYSLIARGARFFLLALIIRTWGVSIKEYIDRYFNILVILFMILILGGIWLIK; translated from the coding sequence ATGAAGTTAATTCGGCAAAGCTATGATTGGATGGGTAGACAAGTTCATACTCCGTATGCTACGCATATTTTAGCATTGCTTTTTTTTATTGAAGCAACTATTTTTTTTATTCCGGTAGATCCTTTACTAATTCTTTACTGCGTTGAACATCGTGATCGATCATGGTTTTATGCATTAATTGCCACTTTAGCTTCAGTAATCGGTGGTATTTTTGGCTATGCGATTGGTTTTACATTATGGCAAACTATAGGAAATTTTATTGTAACCTATATTATTTCACCCGTTACTTTTGCAAAAGCAGTTCACTGGTTTGCTGAATACGAAACACCAGCAGTATTAATTGCAGGATTCACGCCAGTGCCATATAAAGCAGTAACAATTGGAGCAGGGTTTTGCAAATTGCCCCTTTTACCTTTTATTGTATATTCACTCATTGCGCGCGGCGCACGATTTTTTCTGTTAGCACTTATAATTCGCACTTGGGGCGTATCTATTAAAGAATATATTGACCGCTATTTTAATATACTTGTAATTTTATTTATGATATTAATACTTGGTGGAATCTGGCTTATTAAATAA
- a CDS encoding ABC transporter ATP-binding protein, whose protein sequence is MVNCKSPLLELIELSITYPHTKQPIINSFSLKINRANIIGIIGDNGSGKTTLLKTIARLIPIYNGKIIYHTNKIGYVPENCMLCPYATAYDILYYNLKLAQIEHNIENRIDALLEQFNLTNYKHQKIATFSKGMRQRVAFAQAIAHDPELILLDEPYSGLDKTSKEIINNLIIEQNNRGCSFLISAHEIATNNFHYLIDLNKNDKLKQ, encoded by the coding sequence TTGGTAAACTGTAAATCTCCTTTACTTGAATTAATTGAATTAAGTATTACTTATCCACATACCAAGCAACCCATTATCAATTCATTTTCTTTGAAAATTAATCGTGCAAATATTATTGGCATTATTGGTGATAACGGCTCAGGCAAAACAACTTTGCTTAAAACTATTGCGCGCTTAATTCCTATTTACAACGGAAAAATTATTTATCACACGAATAAAATTGGCTATGTGCCTGAAAATTGTATGTTATGCCCCTATGCTACCGCCTATGATATTTTATATTATAACCTGAAGCTCGCTCAGATTGAGCATAATATTGAAAATCGAATTGATGCACTTTTAGAACAGTTTAATTTAACAAATTATAAACACCAAAAAATAGCAACTTTTTCTAAAGGCATGCGACAACGCGTTGCTTTTGCACAAGCAATTGCCCATGATCCGGAACTTATTTTACTCGATGAGCCTTATTCTGGATTAGATAAAACATCAAAAGAAATTATCAATAACTTAATTATTGAACAAAATAATAGGGGATGTTCTTTTCTTATATCAGCCCATGAAATTGCTACAAATAATTTCCATTACCTCATCGACTTAAATAAAAATGACAAGCTGAAACAATAG
- a CDS encoding TlyA family RNA methyltransferase yields the protein MKKEKKRLDQAIQELHPALSRTHIQSLIMQGKVTIDGKMISKPGTQITDDAKIKIDLEEPKYVSRAGFKLEKALDHFNIDVTNLTVLDAGLSTGGFTDCLLQRGAKKIYGVDVGYGQVHEKISTNSRVIVMERTNLRHLGPLPEKIDLITLDLSFISVLKVMDVIHNILKENGQLIVLIKPQFEAEKGQVGRGGIIKNPKLHQEIIDKVVKGIEQHDFICQGVIESPIEGATGNKEFLAYFIRTK from the coding sequence ATGAAAAAAGAAAAAAAAAGATTAGATCAAGCAATACAGGAGTTACATCCTGCATTGAGCCGTACTCACATTCAAAGTTTAATCATGCAAGGCAAAGTTACTATTGATGGTAAAATGATCTCTAAGCCAGGAACGCAAATAACTGATGATGCCAAAATAAAAATAGATTTAGAAGAACCAAAATACGTTTCGCGTGCAGGCTTTAAATTAGAAAAAGCTCTTGATCATTTTAATATTGATGTGACTAATTTAACTGTTTTAGATGCAGGCCTTTCGACCGGTGGCTTTACTGATTGTTTGCTTCAGCGCGGCGCAAAAAAAATATATGGTGTTGACGTTGGTTATGGTCAAGTGCATGAAAAAATCAGTACTAATTCTCGTGTAATTGTGATGGAGCGTACGAATTTACGGCATTTAGGGCCACTTCCTGAAAAAATTGATTTAATAACGTTAGATTTATCTTTTATTTCAGTATTAAAAGTAATGGATGTCATTCATAATATACTTAAAGAAAATGGACAGCTTATTGTGCTCATTAAACCACAGTTCGAAGCTGAAAAAGGACAAGTAGGCCGTGGGGGTATCATTAAAAATCCAAAATTGCATCAAGAAATAATCGATAAGGTGGTAAAAGGTATAGAACAGCATGATTTTATTTGCCAGGGAGTGATTGAATCACCTATCGAAGGCGCGACCGGAAATAAAGAATTCTTAGCCTATTTTATTCGTACAAAATAA
- a CDS encoding trypsin-like peptidase domain-containing protein encodes MKLWHIVGIITVTFMSFGAVLFVVKLQRDQQELRQLLKSSTIDVQQSPRTEIVERIVSPSATWSDLQAKVKDTVAQIFSQVAAVDLLQPYRTPHQYQTTGSGFFINKDGEIITNAHVIDQAKSVWIQIPSLGKHQIDVDVVGVSPERDLALLKIRPEGLDKIKSILGDVPYLNLGDSDFIHRADEIMTLGYPLGQQGLKSTVGVVSGRESHLIQIDAPINPGNSGGPSIDRRGSVVGINTMYAPDAQNIGYVIPINELKVILDDLRTVRLLRKPFLGILFNNASESLTNYLGNPGPGGLYVVNVYKGSPLSRAGIKRGDMIYEINGHKIDIYGELAWNEDKISIIDYVSQLKLGQEVHLVIYRNGKRQDISLLFDQSELLPIRKIYPGFEAIDYEIVAGMVIQPLTINHLPALINMAPSLAKYTEMKHQMESALIITHIFPDSQAHRSRALMPGAVLKKVNDERVKTMDDMRQALFKGLTSENLTIETTDGVFVVCPFKKVLHDDIRLAKDYFFPLSPTMQTLVAKAGITNEPAHNMMLADNQVPMVPINSDVAMPA; translated from the coding sequence ATGAAATTATGGCATATTGTCGGTATAATAACCGTAACTTTTATGTCTTTTGGAGCGGTTTTATTTGTAGTTAAATTACAACGTGATCAACAAGAACTTCGTCAATTATTGAAATCAAGTACTATTGACGTACAGCAATCACCAAGAACAGAAATTGTTGAGCGTATTGTAAGCCCAAGTGCAACATGGAGTGATTTACAAGCAAAAGTAAAAGATACGGTTGCACAAATTTTTTCACAAGTTGCGGCAGTAGATTTATTACAACCATATAGAACACCGCATCAATACCAAACCACCGGAAGTGGTTTTTTTATTAATAAAGATGGTGAAATTATTACGAATGCGCATGTTATTGATCAAGCAAAATCGGTATGGATACAAATTCCTTCATTAGGTAAGCATCAAATTGATGTTGATGTTGTAGGTGTCAGCCCAGAACGTGATCTTGCTTTATTAAAAATACGTCCAGAAGGTTTAGATAAAATTAAATCCATTCTTGGTGATGTTCCTTATCTTAATTTGGGTGATTCTGATTTTATACATCGAGCCGATGAAATTATGACATTAGGATATCCGTTAGGCCAGCAAGGTTTAAAAAGTACGGTAGGGGTAGTGAGTGGACGAGAATCACATTTAATTCAAATTGATGCACCAATAAATCCTGGTAATTCAGGTGGTCCTTCAATTGATAGAAGAGGAAGTGTGGTCGGTATTAATACTATGTATGCACCTGATGCGCAAAATATTGGTTATGTTATTCCTATCAATGAACTTAAAGTAATATTAGATGATTTACGGACGGTACGATTATTACGTAAACCATTTTTAGGAATTTTATTCAATAATGCGAGTGAAAGTTTAACAAATTATTTAGGAAATCCTGGTCCTGGTGGGCTTTATGTAGTTAATGTTTACAAGGGAAGTCCGTTATCTCGAGCTGGCATCAAGCGTGGCGATATGATTTACGAAATTAATGGTCATAAAATTGATATTTATGGTGAACTTGCGTGGAATGAAGATAAAATTTCTATCATCGATTATGTTTCGCAATTAAAGTTAGGGCAAGAAGTTCATCTGGTAATTTATCGTAATGGTAAACGACAAGATATTTCATTATTGTTTGATCAATCAGAATTATTACCGATTCGTAAAATTTATCCCGGTTTTGAAGCAATTGATTATGAAATAGTTGCCGGCATGGTTATTCAGCCATTAACCATTAATCATTTGCCAGCGCTGATTAATATGGCACCAAGTTTAGCGAAATACACAGAAATGAAACATCAAATGGAATCAGCACTTATTATTACGCATATATTTCCTGATTCACAAGCGCATCGATCTCGTGCATTAATGCCTGGAGCAGTACTCAAAAAAGTCAATGATGAACGCGTAAAAACCATGGATGATATGCGGCAAGCATTATTCAAAGGCCTAACATCTGAAAACTTAACGATCGAAACAACCGATGGTGTGTTTGTGGTATGCCCGTTTAAAAAAGTATTACATGATGATATCCGTCTTGCTAAAGATTATTTTTTTCCATTATCGCCAACTATGCAAACACTAGTTGCCAAAGCGGGTATTACTAACGAACCGGCACATAATATGATGCTTGCCGATAATCAAGTGCCAATGGTGCCCATCAACTCAGACGTTGCAATGCCTGCGTAA
- a CDS encoding GIY-YIG nuclease family protein produces the protein MYYVYIIQSISHADQIYIGHTQDLKKRLSNHNNGTTTHTEKYKPWQLVMYLAFSNKEKAIEFEKYLKSHSGRAFRDKRLL, from the coding sequence ATGTATTATGTATACATTATTCAATCTATAAGTCATGCTGACCAAATATATATAGGTCACACACAAGATTTAAAAAAACGTCTATCTAATCATAATAATGGTACTACTACTCACACAGAGAAATATAAACCTTGGCAATTGGTTATGTACTTAGCATTTAGCAATAAAGAAAAAGCGATTGAATTTGAGAAATATTTAAAATCGCATTCTGGCCGAGCATTTAGAGATAAGAGATTGCTGTAG
- a CDS encoding FAD-binding protein, with protein sequence MIIYMLFFFLFPMLAADEWTNWAGNLTCNPQQIIKPRNLEHLKEIIKKAAVEKKTIRAIGTGHSWTDILCTDGYLLNTDHLNRVLVIDKEKKQIRVQAGIKLKDLIKVLANNGLALPNQPAITEQSIAGVVSTATHGSGNTGTMADFVIKIELLAADGSIYEVSKTSHAEWFSACRMTIGSLGIIYAVTLQCVPLFWVSHIHYTTDWKIISHEYPNLHKNNDFFSFFLYADSNEVAVDIFNKTEKSRTTWFSKILNTDTQSKNIEYGYKVLSGQPSPLYLEEEIAVKQEILVPAVEAVQKLIKEYKKKGVSIDGILCRFVNAEKDMYLSPAAGRDVVFISVTTPVQEKFMPFYKEFYKTLLPFNGRPHWGKLNYLTYEDAFKLYGENLTKFIDVRKKLDLNGMFSNNFTKRVFGW encoded by the coding sequence ATGATTATTTATATGTTATTTTTTTTTCTTTTTCCCATGTTAGCCGCGGATGAATGGACAAATTGGGCAGGTAATTTAACGTGTAATCCGCAACAAATTATAAAACCACGAAATCTTGAACATTTAAAAGAAATTATAAAGAAAGCAGCGGTTGAGAAGAAAACAATACGGGCAATTGGCACCGGGCATTCATGGACCGATATTTTGTGCACTGATGGTTATTTGCTTAATACAGACCATTTAAATCGTGTGCTTGTAATTGATAAAGAAAAAAAACAGATCCGTGTGCAAGCAGGAATAAAATTAAAAGATCTCATAAAAGTATTAGCCAATAATGGATTGGCATTGCCCAATCAACCAGCAATTACTGAACAAAGTATCGCGGGCGTTGTCTCAACGGCAACACACGGATCCGGTAATACTGGTACTATGGCCGATTTTGTAATAAAAATAGAATTACTTGCGGCAGATGGCTCTATATACGAAGTTTCAAAAACTTCTCATGCTGAATGGTTTTCCGCTTGCCGTATGACTATCGGTTCTTTAGGGATAATTTATGCCGTAACCTTGCAATGCGTGCCATTATTTTGGGTAAGCCATATTCATTATACAACTGATTGGAAAATCATAAGTCATGAGTATCCAAATTTACACAAGAATAATGATTTCTTTTCTTTTTTTCTCTATGCAGATTCTAATGAAGTTGCAGTCGATATATTTAATAAAACTGAGAAATCGCGTACAACTTGGTTTTCAAAAATATTGAATACCGATACGCAATCAAAAAATATTGAATATGGGTATAAAGTTCTTTCAGGGCAGCCATCACCATTATATTTAGAAGAAGAAATAGCAGTAAAACAAGAAATATTAGTGCCGGCAGTTGAGGCAGTACAAAAATTAATTAAGGAATATAAGAAAAAAGGAGTAAGTATTGATGGCATATTATGCCGTTTTGTTAATGCAGAAAAGGATATGTATTTGAGCCCAGCTGCAGGCCGGGATGTGGTATTTATAAGTGTAACTACTCCAGTTCAAGAAAAATTCATGCCTTTTTATAAAGAGTTCTATAAAACATTGTTACCATTTAATGGGCGGCCTCATTGGGGAAAATTAAATTATTTAACGTATGAAGATGCCTTTAAGTTATATGGAGAGAATTTAACTAAATTTATTGATGTGAGAAAAAAATTAGATCTGAATGGGATGTTTTCGAATAACTTTACCAAAAGGGTTTTTGGATGGTAG